The stretch of DNA TAATCGGCGTGGGTCTGATGCACATCATGCGGCGGCAGAAATCCCGCCTGCCGATCCCCTATGGCGTGGCCATTTCTGCGGCCGGACTGTGGATTCTGGGCGAGCATGCGTTGCGCACCGCCGGGCAACTCACGGGAAACGCGGGCAGCTTGGGGTGAACCCGATTTTAACCATTTTACTCCAGATTCGTACGGACGATGACAGGGATTCTAGGGGGCTTGCATAGCCATGGACAGAAATAAGCTGCTGCTTCTGGTGCTGGCGCTGGTCGTCGCGGCAGGAACCGCGATGGCGGCACGCTCGCTCTTTGCGGGCAGTGCCGCACCGCGCGCTGGAGCCGTGGTCGAGACCATGCAGCCCAAGGGCCCCAAGGTACTGGTCGCCCAGCGACAGTTGCCCGTCGGCACGATCATCACCGCCGATGCCCTGTCGTTCCAGGACTGGCCAAAGGAACTGGTGAAGGACGCCTATTTCCTCGACGGCCAGACCGACATGAACAAGCTGATCGGCACTGTCGTGCGCTTTCCGATCACGGCTGGTCAGCCGCTGACGCAAGGCGCGCTGGTGAAGCCGGGCGACCGCGGGTTCCTCGCCGCAGCACTCGGGCCGGGCATGCGCGCGGTCACGATCCCGGTCAACGCCAAGACCGCCGTGGGCGGCTTCGTGTTCCCCGGCGACCGCGTCGATCTGGTGCTGACGCAGGAGGTCAAGGGTGACGGTCAGGGCCAGGATCTGGCCGCTGCGGAAACGATCCTGCGCAACGTGCGCGTTCTCGCCACCGACCAGTCGACCGAAAACGAAACCGAAGATGGCAAGACCGTGGTCCATGCCTTCCAGACCGTCACGCTCGAAGTTACGCCCCGCATCGCCGAAAAGGTCGCCGTGGCGCAGGAACTGGGCCAGCTCAGCCTTTCGCTGCGCTCGATCCAGGACAGCAGCGGCGAGTTCGAGAAAATGCTGGCCGACGGTGACGTCAAGGTGCCCGACGGCGCCTCGCCCAAGCAGGAAGACGCGCTGATGCGCAACGCGATGAGCCAGCCGATGGACAGCAAGTCGTCTTACGTCACCGGCGGCGATGTCTCGCGGTTCCAGCGCTCGTCGATGCCGCAAATGGCACCGCGCCAACAGATGGCGGTGGCAGGTCCGGCAGTCGCTGGCCCGGTCGCTCCGACACGTCCCGCAGGCCCCGTGGTCCACGTCACTCGCGGCAAGACCACGACCGACGAACCGGTGAGCAAGTAAGATCGCCATGTCGCGCCACACACACCTGCGCAACGCGCTCCGCTCCACGAAGAACCCGCTCGTCAAGGGCTCTTCCTCCAAGGGCAAGGTCATGAAATCGCACCTTATCAAGTCCCTGCTGATCTCCGCCTGCGTGCTCGCACCGCTTGGTCTGGGTATGGCAAGCGCCGCCCCCGCCAATGCCCAGGCCGTCACCAAGCCCGCGCACGACATCGCCCTGTCGATCGGCAATGGCGAACTGATCACCGTCCCCGGCACGATGAACGATGTCTTCGTCGCCAACGACGCCGTCGCCGACGTGCAGGTCAAGTCGAAGAGCCAGC from Novosphingobium sp. 9 encodes:
- the cpaB gene encoding Flp pilus assembly protein CpaB, yielding MDRNKLLLLVLALVVAAGTAMAARSLFAGSAAPRAGAVVETMQPKGPKVLVAQRQLPVGTIITADALSFQDWPKELVKDAYFLDGQTDMNKLIGTVVRFPITAGQPLTQGALVKPGDRGFLAAALGPGMRAVTIPVNAKTAVGGFVFPGDRVDLVLTQEVKGDGQGQDLAAAETILRNVRVLATDQSTENETEDGKTVVHAFQTVTLEVTPRIAEKVAVAQELGQLSLSLRSIQDSSGEFEKMLADGDVKVPDGASPKQEDALMRNAMSQPMDSKSSYVTGGDVSRFQRSSMPQMAPRQQMAVAGPAVAGPVAPTRPAGPVVHVTRGKTTTDEPVSK